In a single window of the Harpia harpyja isolate bHarHar1 chromosome 3, bHarHar1 primary haplotype, whole genome shotgun sequence genome:
- the SIX6 gene encoding homeobox protein SIX6 has translation MFQLPILNFSPQQVAGVCETLEESGDIERLGRFLWSLPVAPAACEALNKNESVLRARAIVAFHTGNYRELYHILENHKFTKESHAKLQALWLEAHYQEAEKLRGRPLGPVDKYRVRKKFPLPRTIWDGEQKTHCFKERTRHLLREWYLQDPYPNPSKKRELAQATGLTPTQVGNWFKNRRQRDRAAAAKNRLQQQVLTQGSVRSLQAEEESGGEAVGAASSPAASLSSKAATSAISITSSDSECDI, from the exons ATGTTCCAGCTGCCCATCCTCAATTTCAGCCCGCAGCAGGTGGCCGGGGTATGCGAGACCCTGGAGGAGAGCGGGGACATCGAGCGCCTGGGGCGCTTCCTCTGGTCCCTGCCCGTGGCCCCCGCGGCCTGCGAGGCCCTCAACAAGAACGAGTCGGTGCTGAGAGCCCGGGCCATCGTGGCCTTCCACACGGGGAACTACCGGGAGCTCTACCACATCCTGGAGAACCACAAGTTCACCAAGGAGTCCCACGCCAAACTGCAAGCCCTCTGGCTGGAAGCGCACTACCAGGAGGCGGAGAAGCTGCGGGGCCGACCCCTGGGGCCGGTGGACAAGTACCGGGTGAGGAAGAAGTTCCCGCTGCCCCGCACCATCTGGGACGGCGAGCAGAAGACACATTGCTTCAAGGAGCGGACGAGGCATTTGCTGCGGGAGTGGTACCTGCAGGACCCTTACCCCAACCCCAGCAAAAAGCGGGAACTGGCTCAGGCCACGGGACTTACCCCCACGCAAGTGGGCAACTGGTTCAAAAACCGCAGGCAAAGGGACAGGGCAGCAGCCGCGAAGAACAG GCTACAGCAGCAGGTCCTCACGCAGGGCTCGGTGCGCTCGCTGCAAGCGGAGGAGGAGAGCGGCGGGGAGGCGGTGGGGGCCGCCTCCAGCCCCGCAGCCAGCCTCTCCAGCAAAGCGGCCACCTCCGCCATCTCCATCACATCCAGCGACAGTGAATGTGACATCTGA